The following nucleotide sequence is from Streptomyces pactum.
GACGCTCTCCGGCACCGTCTTCTCGTACTACCGGGACGTGCCGCCCGGCGCGACCATCGTGGTCTTCGCCATCGGCGTCTTCGCCGTGGTCACCGCGCTCGCCGCGCCGCTGGCCAGGAGACGTGCCCGGCGGGCGGAGGTGCCCGGCCAGGGCTGCGACCTGGCCGGGACCGCGGCGCCCGGCGGCGCCGCGGAGGACGATGTGCAGGTGCGGCCCGGGTGACCCGTGGGCGGCGCCCGTCCCCCCGCGCGTACGGCCCGCGGCCGCGGCGCGGGGGCGCGGACGTGGTCCCTGGGTGCGGCCCGGCGCCGGGCCCCGGGGCGCGGGTGCCGTCCCCGCCCGTCCACTCGGGTCCGGCCCTGCCCCGGGTGGTCACCTGGCACAATGACCACGCAAGTGCGAACGGGTGAGTCGAGCAGGCGAGCTTGAGGAGGCAACTGTGGCGACCGCGGGTCCCCCGGTGCGCGGCCGGTCCACCAGGCAGCGCGCGGCCGTTTCGGCCGCGCTGGACGAGGTGGACGAGTTCCGCAGCGCGCAGGAGCTCCACGACATGCTCAAGCACAGAGGCGACTCGGTGGGCCTGACCACGGTCTACCGCACGCTGCAGTCGCTGGCCGACGCCGGCGAGGTGGATGTGCTGCGCACCTCCGACGGCGAGGCCGTCTACCGCCGGTGCAGCAGCGACGACCACCACCACCACCTGGTCTGCCGCAGCTGCGGCAAGGCGGTCGAGGTGGAGGGCCCGGCCGTGGAGAAGTGGGCCGACTCCATCGCCGTCGAGCACGGCTTCGTGGACGTGGCGCACACCATCGAGATCTTCGGCACCTGCGGCGAGTGCGCGGCCGAGGCCCGGAAGGGCTGACGCCCGGCAGCGGACACCGGCGGGCCGTGGCTGCCCGCACCCGATGGGTGCGGGCAGCCACGGCCCGTTGTCGTTCCCCGGCGCCCCCGGCTCAGCCGGAGACCGCCTCGCCCCGCGCCGCGCCGCCCTCGCCCGGCCGCACCTCGTTGGGCAGGGCACCGCCGAACCGGCGGTCCCGGGAGGCGTACTCCACACAGGCCCGCCACAGGTCTCGCCGGTCGAAGTCCGGCCACAGCACGTCCTGGAAGACCAGCTCGGCGTACGCGCTCTGCCATATCAGGTAGTTGGAGGTCCGCTGCTCTCCGGACGGCCGCAGGAACAGGTCCACGTCCGGCATGTCCGGGTAGTACAGGTAGCGGGCGAGGGTCTTCTCGTTGACCTTGGACGGGTCCAGCCGGCCCGCCTTGACGTCCTCCGCCAGCGCCTGGGCGGCGTCCGCCAGCTCCGCGCGCCCGCCGTAGTTCATGCAGAAGTACAGCGTGAGGCGGTCGTTGTCCTTGGTCTGCTCCTGCGCTATCTGGAGCTCCTTGGCGACCGACTTCCACAGCTTCGGCATCCGGCCCGCCCAGCGCACCCGCACCCCGAGCGCGTCGAGCTGGTCGCGGGACTTGCGGATGAAGTCGCGGTTGAAGTTCATCAGGAAGCGGACCTCGTCCGGCGACCGCTTCCAGTTCTCGGTGGAGAAGGCGTAGAGGGAGACGTTCCCCACACCCATCTCGATGGCGCCCTGGAGCACGTCGAGGACCTGCTCGGCGCCGACCTTGTGCCCCTCGGTGCGGGGCAGGCCGCGCTGCTTGGCCCAGCGGCCGTTGCCGTCCATGACGATGGCCACGTGCTCGGGGACCAGCTCACCGGGGATCCTCGGCGGCCGTGCGCCGGACGGGTGCGGGTCCGGGGCCCGGTAGTCGCGCCGCTGCCGGCCACCCAGTATTCCGCGTCGTGCCATTGCCGGGCTCGTCTCCTCTGTCGCTACTGTCCGTACGCTCTGCGGCTACTGCTCCACGTACCGGAGCGAGCGCAGACCCCGCTCCAGGTGCCAGTGCAGATACGCGGCCACCAGACCGCTCCCCTCCCGGGCGTGGCGCGGCTCGCACGCGTCGGCCGTCGTCCAGTCCCCGGTGAGCAGCGCGCCGAGCAGCGTCAGCGTCTCCGCCGAGGGTACGACGCTACCGGGCACCCGGCAGTCACCGCATACCACGCCGCCGGAGCCCACCGAGAAGAATCGGTTCGGCCCCGGCATTCCGCACTTCGCGCAGTCGTCGAAGCTGGGGGCGTACCCGTTGACGGCGAGCGACCGCAGCAGGAAGGCGTCGAGCACCAGGTGCGGCTCGTGCTCCCCCGCCGCGAGCGTGCGCAGGCCGCCGACGAGCAGCAGGTACTGCTGCACGGCCGGCTCGCCCTCGTGGTCGGTGAACCGCTCGGCGGTCTCCAGCATCGCGGTGCCGGCGGTGTACCGGGCGTAGTCGGTGACGATCGCGCCGCCGTACGGGGCGATGGTCTCGCTCTGGGTGCACAGCGGGAGCCCGCGGCCGATCAGCTCGCTGCCGCGGGCGAAGAACTGCACGTCCACGTGGCTGAAGGGTTCCAGCCGGGCCCCGAACTTCGACTTCGTGCGGCGCACCCCCCGGGCCACGGCGCGTACCCGGCCGTGACCACGGGTGAGCAAGGTGATGATCCGGTCCGCTTCGCCGAGCTTCTGGGTGCGCAGCACGATGCCGTCGTCGCGGAACAGACTCATGCGGTCATTGTCCCGCACGCCTCAGATGATCGAATCCACCGGCCCGCGCGGTGCGGAGGAGGCCGCCGAGGGCGGCGGGGGTGGTGGTGATCACGTGCGCGGGGTCGTCGCTCTCCCGCAGGAGTATCGCGGCGGGGGCGGTGCTGGCCAACTGGAGGCAGTTGTTCTCGGTCGCTCCGGAGTACGAGGACTTCCGCCACTGTATGTACGACATCTCTCCGCCTTCAGAGTTGGTGGGCGATGGAGTGGATGAAATCGCGAGTGTCCTCGGGAGTAAGCGCCTTCTCTTCCACTCGGTCCAAGATCAGCCGGTAGTTGGCGAGCAACGTCTCCGCGTCCACCAAGGCCACACCCGTTGCCACGTCCAGCTGAACCGTATCGAGCCG
It contains:
- a CDS encoding Fur family transcriptional regulator → MATAGPPVRGRSTRQRAAVSAALDEVDEFRSAQELHDMLKHRGDSVGLTTVYRTLQSLADAGEVDVLRTSDGEAVYRRCSSDDHHHHLVCRSCGKAVEVEGPAVEKWADSIAVEHGFVDVAHTIEIFGTCGECAAEARKG
- a CDS encoding isoprenyl transferase encodes the protein MARRGILGGRQRRDYRAPDPHPSGARPPRIPGELVPEHVAIVMDGNGRWAKQRGLPRTEGHKVGAEQVLDVLQGAIEMGVGNVSLYAFSTENWKRSPDEVRFLMNFNRDFIRKSRDQLDALGVRVRWAGRMPKLWKSVAKELQIAQEQTKDNDRLTLYFCMNYGGRAELADAAQALAEDVKAGRLDPSKVNEKTLARYLYYPDMPDVDLFLRPSGEQRTSNYLIWQSAYAELVFQDVLWPDFDRRDLWRACVEYASRDRRFGGALPNEVRPGEGGAARGEAVSG
- the recO gene encoding DNA repair protein RecO — encoded protein: MSLFRDDGIVLRTQKLGEADRIITLLTRGHGRVRAVARGVRRTKSKFGARLEPFSHVDVQFFARGSELIGRGLPLCTQSETIAPYGGAIVTDYARYTAGTAMLETAERFTDHEGEPAVQQYLLLVGGLRTLAAGEHEPHLVLDAFLLRSLAVNGYAPSFDDCAKCGMPGPNRFFSVGSGGVVCGDCRVPGSVVPSAETLTLLGALLTGDWTTADACEPRHAREGSGLVAAYLHWHLERGLRSLRYVEQ
- a CDS encoding DUF397 domain-containing protein, which encodes MSYIQWRKSSYSGATENNCLQLASTAPAAILLRESDDPAHVITTTPAALGGLLRTARAGGFDHLRRAGQ